One window of Solwaraspora sp. WMMA2056 genomic DNA carries:
- a CDS encoding glycoside hydrolase family 3 N-terminal domain-containing protein: MSSKDDTPGGTVVGTGQVDRSPAATTAGGSRPTDPVEESVSWRDPTLAVQDRVFDLLSRMSLTEKVAQLSSFWRGANASIDDMAPLQHDLVDDTVDWADLLHSGLGQLTRPFGTTAVLPADGAQALARVQAEIVAGNRFGIPALVHEECLTGFMTWGATVYPTPLAWGASFDPDLVEQMAARIGQDMRQVGVHQGLAPVLDVARDPRWGRTEETIGEDPYLVGTIGTAYVRGLESAGVVATLKHFAGYSASRAGRNFAPVSVGPREFADVLLLPFEMAVRDGAARSVMHSYAEVDGVPAAADSGLLTDLLRGRWGFTGTVVADYFGVSFLELLHGVADSPAAAAALALGAGVDVELPGVRCYGTPLVDAVRRGGVPESVVDRAVTRVLRQKCELGLLDPEWSPVPPAIADVTEGRPIDLDPVSNRDLARRLAEESVVLVSNDGCLPLPPRGRIAVVGPLADSLTGMLGCYTFPSHVGSTPAGVDDDPRMTTVLAALRTELPDATLEHVATGPVDAQDTPSIVVAADAAARADICVAVVGDRAGLFGNGTSGEGCDATDLELPGRQGELIEALVATGTPVVLVLLTGRPYALGQFADRLAAVLQAFFPGAEGGPAVAGILTGRVCPSGRLPIGVPRLPGGQPASYLSPALAHRSEVSNVDPSPLFPFGHGLSYTTFEWSTPLVDGARVDPDDDAGEIGTDGAVRVTVRVTNTGTRTGADVVQLYLHDPVAQVTRPVARLIGYARVELAPGESRRVEFDVSMDLSCFTGRDGRRIVEPGDLLLWLATSSRDVRAQVRLRLTGPGRQVDHRRRLTSTVRIEPGG; this comes from the coding sequence GTGAGCAGCAAGGACGACACCCCGGGCGGCACGGTGGTCGGCACCGGGCAGGTTGACCGGTCGCCGGCTGCCACGACCGCCGGCGGCAGCCGGCCGACGGACCCCGTCGAGGAGTCGGTGTCGTGGCGTGACCCGACGCTCGCGGTGCAGGATCGGGTCTTCGACCTGCTCAGCCGGATGTCGCTGACCGAGAAGGTGGCGCAGCTGTCCAGCTTCTGGCGCGGCGCCAACGCCTCGATCGACGACATGGCGCCGCTGCAACACGACCTGGTCGACGACACCGTCGACTGGGCCGATCTGTTGCACAGCGGACTGGGGCAGTTGACCCGTCCGTTCGGCACCACTGCGGTGCTACCCGCAGACGGGGCCCAGGCCCTGGCCCGGGTCCAGGCAGAGATCGTCGCCGGCAACCGCTTCGGCATCCCGGCGCTGGTCCATGAGGAGTGCCTGACCGGCTTCATGACCTGGGGTGCGACGGTCTACCCCACCCCACTGGCCTGGGGTGCCAGCTTCGATCCGGACCTGGTGGAGCAGATGGCTGCCCGGATCGGGCAGGACATGCGCCAGGTCGGTGTGCACCAGGGCCTGGCGCCGGTGCTCGACGTCGCCCGGGATCCCCGCTGGGGCCGCACCGAGGAAACCATCGGCGAGGATCCCTACCTGGTCGGCACGATCGGGACCGCGTACGTACGGGGTCTGGAGTCAGCCGGCGTCGTCGCCACCCTCAAGCACTTCGCCGGCTACTCGGCGTCGCGGGCCGGACGGAACTTCGCTCCGGTGTCGGTCGGCCCCCGGGAGTTCGCCGACGTGCTGCTACTACCGTTCGAGATGGCGGTACGCGACGGTGCCGCCCGCTCGGTGATGCACTCCTACGCCGAGGTCGACGGCGTTCCGGCGGCGGCCGACAGCGGACTGCTGACCGATCTGCTGCGCGGCCGGTGGGGATTCACCGGAACAGTCGTCGCCGACTACTTCGGCGTGTCGTTCCTGGAGCTGCTGCACGGGGTGGCCGACAGCCCCGCGGCTGCCGCCGCGCTCGCTCTCGGTGCCGGGGTGGACGTAGAGTTGCCGGGGGTCCGCTGCTACGGAACTCCGCTGGTCGACGCGGTGCGCCGGGGCGGCGTACCGGAATCGGTCGTCGACCGCGCGGTCACTCGGGTGCTGCGGCAGAAATGTGAGCTCGGCCTGCTCGACCCCGAGTGGTCCCCGGTACCACCCGCGATCGCCGATGTCACGGAGGGCAGGCCGATCGACCTGGACCCGGTGTCGAACCGGGACCTCGCCCGTCGCCTGGCCGAGGAATCGGTCGTGCTGGTGAGCAACGACGGCTGCCTGCCGTTGCCGCCCAGGGGTCGGATCGCCGTCGTCGGCCCACTGGCCGACTCGCTGACCGGGATGCTCGGCTGCTACACCTTCCCCAGCCACGTGGGGTCGACCCCGGCCGGCGTCGACGACGACCCCCGGATGACGACCGTGCTTGCCGCGCTGCGCACCGAACTTCCCGACGCGACGCTCGAACACGTCGCCACCGGACCGGTCGACGCCCAGGACACCCCGAGCATCGTGGTCGCCGCCGACGCCGCCGCCCGTGCCGACATCTGCGTGGCGGTGGTCGGCGACCGGGCCGGACTGTTCGGCAACGGCACCTCCGGCGAAGGTTGCGACGCCACCGACCTGGAACTGCCCGGTCGGCAGGGCGAGTTGATCGAGGCGTTGGTGGCCACCGGGACGCCGGTGGTCCTGGTGCTGCTCACCGGCCGGCCGTACGCCCTCGGCCAGTTCGCCGACCGGCTCGCCGCGGTCCTCCAGGCCTTCTTTCCCGGGGCCGAGGGCGGGCCGGCGGTCGCCGGAATCCTCACCGGCCGGGTCTGCCCCTCCGGCCGGCTGCCGATCGGGGTGCCCCGACTACCGGGCGGGCAGCCCGCCAGCTACCTCAGTCCCGCGTTGGCACACCGCAGCGAGGTCAGCAACGTCGACCCCAGCCCACTGTTCCCGTTCGGGCACGGGCTGTCCTACACCACGTTCGAATGGTCGACGCCACTGGTCGACGGCGCCCGGGTCGACCCCGACGACGACGCTGGAGAGATCGGCACCGACGGCGCGGTGCGGGTCACGGTGCGGGTGACCAACACCGGCACCCGCACCGGCGCCGATGTGGTCCAGCTGTACCTGCACGATCCGGTGGCCCAGGTGACCCGGCCGGTGGCCCGCCTGATCGGATACGCCCGCGTCGAGTTGGCACCGGGCGAGTCCCGCCGCGTCGAGTTCGACGTCTCGATGGACCTGTCCTGCTTCACCGGCCGGGACGGACGACGCATCGTCGAGCCGGGTGACCTGCTGCTGTGGCTGGCCACGTCGAGCCGCGACGTGCGGGCACAGGT
- a CDS encoding FtsK/SpoIIIE domain-containing protein produces the protein MPDARTELVARVRRALSHARAAARDQLDLVEADLAAAEHQLKRAQRAAEQVPARAGAHRDQRLAELTDRYHDRITAAARVAVAAANRAAPGAASSDWTSWTPAPAPRTEPPGMLRIGLTGLTGGPPVPALVPLLDHGHVLVDGDDLAGRDAVISTLLLRALGRAAPGGVRLTGYDPEHLGGGLAGFAPLAGPGLLSFVGPGGLGRHLDELVDHVRRINETVLAGEFGSLRELAAATGRRPEPWRIGVLLGSAGEELSRHERAQLDRIARAGAACGVHLVVRDVPLGDTPALTTVSVSGGTARISGYAQLPVRLDAPPPPELVTRTCREVASAIMAGPEPAAFADLLPEQEWTGDATSGITAPVGESTHGRPVEVTLSDYPPHALIGGPSGTGKTNLIYAWIGALAARYSPTELEFYLLDFKEGVSFARFAPGRRDPSFLPHVRLVGVNVNTDREFGLAMLHFLGAQLRRRADAAKRHEVTKLAELRAEDPQGRWPRIVAVIDEFQVLLAGNDALATEAATLLEDLARRGRSQGIHLILASQDVSGIQALWGRTALIAQFALRIALPKARRILPETNTAAEALPRHHAVVNAESGALEANQVVRVPAASDRDTWQELQHRLWRRRPDGLAPPRLFDGDAVPRLAQAPDYLALSGDGSGPHEPVALLGETIDVLARSARLGLPRAPGRNLAVLGTRVDEACALLDAAARSLARQYPPGAARFDLACLDPDAVAAARQLHAALPAGTGLYDLDTVGGLLADTADRLAVDAVDAPVRPHFLVLYAVDAAAGRLAAKFAGRSGLDRLRRVLHLGPERHTHVLGWWRGVARMRDDLGGIGSRTDQIGAWVALDVHGAELAPPLYPKAGGPTWYPRPWRALFFDRTVHRTAEVIIPYGLS, from the coding sequence ATGCCTGACGCGCGGACCGAGCTGGTCGCCAGGGTCCGCCGGGCGCTGAGCCACGCCCGGGCAGCGGCACGGGACCAGCTGGACCTGGTCGAAGCCGATCTCGCGGCAGCCGAACACCAGCTCAAACGCGCCCAGCGAGCCGCCGAGCAGGTGCCGGCCCGGGCGGGCGCGCACCGGGACCAGCGGCTGGCTGAGCTCACTGATCGTTACCACGACCGGATCACGGCGGCGGCCCGGGTGGCGGTGGCCGCCGCCAACCGGGCCGCACCGGGTGCGGCGTCGAGCGACTGGACCAGTTGGACACCGGCACCGGCACCGCGCACCGAACCACCCGGGATGCTGCGGATCGGGTTGACCGGGCTGACCGGCGGGCCGCCGGTACCCGCTCTCGTACCGCTGCTGGACCATGGCCACGTGCTGGTCGACGGCGACGACCTGGCCGGCCGCGACGCCGTGATCAGCACGTTGTTGCTGCGGGCGCTGGGTCGGGCGGCACCGGGCGGGGTGCGGCTGACCGGATACGACCCGGAGCACCTCGGCGGCGGTCTGGCCGGCTTCGCCCCGCTGGCCGGTCCGGGCCTGCTGAGCTTCGTCGGGCCGGGCGGACTCGGCCGACACCTGGACGAACTGGTCGACCACGTCCGGCGGATCAACGAGACCGTACTCGCCGGCGAGTTCGGTTCACTGCGCGAACTGGCGGCGGCCACCGGTCGCCGGCCCGAACCGTGGCGCATCGGCGTGCTGCTGGGCAGCGCGGGTGAGGAACTGTCCCGGCACGAACGGGCCCAGCTGGACCGGATCGCCCGCGCCGGGGCCGCCTGCGGGGTCCACCTGGTGGTCCGCGACGTGCCATTGGGCGACACACCAGCGCTGACCACCGTGTCGGTCTCCGGCGGGACCGCGAGGATCAGCGGGTACGCCCAGTTGCCGGTCCGGCTCGATGCGCCGCCACCACCCGAGCTGGTCACCCGTACCTGCCGGGAGGTCGCGTCCGCGATCATGGCCGGCCCGGAGCCGGCAGCCTTCGCGGACCTGCTGCCCGAGCAGGAATGGACCGGTGACGCGACCAGCGGGATCACCGCTCCGGTCGGCGAGAGTACACACGGTCGCCCAGTGGAGGTGACCTTGAGCGACTACCCACCGCACGCGCTGATCGGTGGGCCGTCCGGTACCGGCAAGACCAACCTGATCTACGCGTGGATCGGTGCGCTCGCCGCCCGCTACTCCCCGACGGAGCTGGAGTTCTACCTGCTGGACTTCAAGGAGGGGGTGTCCTTCGCACGGTTCGCCCCCGGACGCCGGGACCCGAGTTTCCTGCCGCATGTGCGGCTGGTCGGCGTCAACGTCAACACCGACCGGGAGTTCGGGTTGGCGATGCTGCACTTCCTCGGCGCCCAGCTGCGGCGGCGGGCCGACGCCGCGAAGCGGCACGAGGTCACCAAGCTGGCCGAGTTGCGGGCCGAGGACCCGCAGGGCCGGTGGCCCCGGATCGTCGCGGTGATCGACGAGTTCCAGGTGCTGCTCGCTGGCAACGACGCGCTGGCCACAGAGGCGGCGACCCTGCTGGAGGACCTGGCCCGGCGCGGCCGGTCACAGGGCATCCACCTGATCCTCGCCTCCCAGGACGTCTCCGGCATCCAGGCGCTGTGGGGCCGGACCGCGCTGATCGCCCAGTTCGCGCTGCGGATCGCGTTACCGAAGGCGCGGCGCATCCTGCCGGAGACGAACACCGCCGCCGAGGCGTTGCCGCGTCACCACGCCGTGGTCAACGCCGAGTCCGGAGCGCTGGAGGCGAACCAGGTGGTCCGGGTGCCCGCCGCCAGCGACCGGGACACCTGGCAGGAGCTGCAGCACCGGCTGTGGCGGCGACGGCCGGACGGGCTGGCGCCGCCGAGGCTGTTCGACGGGGACGCCGTACCCCGGTTGGCCCAGGCCCCGGACTACCTGGCGCTGTCGGGCGACGGGTCCGGCCCGCACGAGCCGGTCGCGCTGCTCGGCGAGACGATCGACGTCCTGGCCCGCTCGGCGCGGCTGGGGCTGCCCCGGGCGCCGGGCCGCAACCTGGCGGTGCTGGGCACCCGGGTCGACGAGGCGTGTGCGCTGCTCGACGCCGCCGCCCGTTCCCTCGCCCGGCAGTACCCACCCGGCGCGGCCCGGTTCGACCTCGCCTGTCTCGACCCGGACGCGGTGGCCGCCGCCCGGCAACTGCACGCCGCACTGCCGGCCGGGACCGGCCTGTACGATCTGGACACCGTCGGTGGGCTGCTCGCCGACACCGCCGACCGGCTGGCGGTCGACGCCGTGGACGCCCCGGTCCGGCCGCACTTCCTGGTGCTGTACGCGGTGGACGCCGCGGCCGGGCGACTGGCCGCCAAGTTCGCCGGCCGGTCCGGCCTCGACCGGCTCCGCCGGGTGCTGCACCTGGGCCCGGAGCGGCACACCCATGTGCTGGGCTGGTGGCGCGGAGTCGCCCGGATGCGCGACGACCTCGGTGGGATCGGGTCGCGGACCGACCAGATCGGCGCGTGGGTCGCGCTCGACGTGCACGGTGCCGAACTCGCCCCGCCGTTGTATCCGAAGGCCGGCGGACCGACCTGGTACCCCCGGCCGTGGCGGGCGCTGTTCTTCGACCGGACGGTGCACCGCACTGCCGAGGTGATCATCCCGTACGGGTTGTCCTGA
- a CDS encoding cupin domain-containing protein, translating to MTSVATRPAGQPGGVAPRPALARCVAVEPAKFAATYWGRAPLLSRAADLANPVGFTDLFDRDTADELLSRRGLRTPFIRVARDGAVLAESTYTGSGGAGAEIGDQVLDERVLGLYADGATIVLQGLHRLWPPIIDFTTELSAALCQPLQVNAYLTPAGNQGFATHYDTHDVFVLQVRGRKRWRVHAPVLADPLPRQTWSGRADEVAARADGPPALDVVLAPGDALYLPRGWLHSATAQHDSSLHLTVGVRSRTRFSLVEALLELAVDEPALRASVPMGVDLTDPSGVAPELTATVTALRDWLTQVTPTQLAAELRRRGRHVTRPAPLRPLEQADRLRTLDLDDVIRLRQGLSWRLVPQPPDRIAVEVFDRTVSFPAPCAPALRAVLHARRIRVGDLPGLADDDRVVLARRLLREAIAVVD from the coding sequence GTGACCAGCGTCGCCACGCGACCGGCCGGTCAGCCGGGCGGGGTAGCACCCCGCCCGGCGCTGGCGCGCTGCGTCGCCGTCGAACCAGCGAAGTTCGCCGCCACCTACTGGGGCCGGGCTCCGCTGCTCTCCCGCGCCGCCGACCTGGCGAATCCGGTCGGCTTCACCGATCTGTTCGATCGGGACACCGCCGACGAGCTGCTGAGCCGGCGCGGGCTGCGCACACCGTTCATCCGGGTGGCCCGCGACGGTGCCGTGCTCGCCGAATCGACGTACACCGGCAGTGGCGGGGCCGGTGCTGAGATCGGCGACCAGGTCCTCGACGAGCGGGTGCTCGGGCTGTACGCCGACGGCGCCACCATCGTGCTGCAGGGGCTGCACCGGCTCTGGCCGCCGATCATCGACTTCACCACCGAACTGTCCGCCGCGCTGTGCCAGCCGTTGCAGGTCAACGCCTACCTGACCCCGGCCGGCAACCAGGGCTTCGCCACCCACTACGACACCCATGACGTGTTCGTGCTGCAGGTACGGGGACGCAAGCGGTGGCGCGTGCACGCTCCGGTGCTGGCCGACCCGCTGCCCCGGCAGACGTGGTCGGGCCGGGCCGACGAGGTCGCCGCCCGCGCCGACGGACCACCGGCGCTCGATGTCGTGCTGGCCCCCGGCGACGCGCTCTACCTGCCCCGGGGCTGGCTGCACAGCGCCACGGCCCAACACGACAGCTCCCTGCATCTCACTGTCGGAGTCCGGTCCCGGACCCGGTTCTCGTTGGTGGAGGCGTTGCTGGAGTTGGCGGTCGACGAACCGGCGCTGCGGGCGTCGGTGCCGATGGGCGTCGACCTGACCGACCCCTCGGGCGTCGCACCGGAACTGACCGCCACGGTCACCGCGCTGCGGGACTGGCTGACCCAGGTGACCCCCACGCAGCTCGCCGCCGAGCTGCGTCGGCGGGGCCGGCACGTCACCCGACCGGCCCCGCTACGGCCGCTGGAGCAGGCCGACCGGCTCCGTACGCTCGACCTCGACGACGTGATCCGCCTACGGCAGGGTCTGTCCTGGCGGCTGGTCCCGCAACCGCCGGACCGGATCGCGGTCGAGGTGTTCGACCGTACCGTCAGTTTCCCGGCACCGTGCGCGCCCGCGTTGCGGGCCGTGCTGCACGCCCGCCGGATCCGGGTCGGTGACCTGCCCGGCCTGGCCGACGACGACCGGGTGGTGCTGGCGAGACGGTTGCTGCGTGAGGCGATCGCCGTGGTCGATTGA
- a CDS encoding BatC protein, translating to MKLDDDDIRSSGPSAGHGPADGGANPAGHDGGADGGAAPAAGEGLADGGADPGGHDGGADGGAGPRAKEGLADGGANPGGHDGGADGGANRR from the coding sequence ATGAAACTCGACGACGACGACATTCGCAGCAGCGGCCCGTCCGCCGGTCACGGCCCGGCCGACGGTGGGGCCAATCCGGCTGGTCACGACGGCGGTGCCGACGGCGGCGCCGCACCGGCCGCCGGAGAGGGCCTCGCCGACGGCGGTGCCGACCCGGGCGGTCACGACGGGGGTGCCGACGGTGGCGCCGGGCCCCGGGCCAAGGAGGGCCTCGCCGACGGCGGGGCCAATCCGGGTGGTCACGACGGGGGTGCCGACGGCGGCGCCAACCGGCGGTGA
- a CDS encoding LacI family DNA-binding transcriptional regulator produces the protein MTVDEGRRITITAIAQEAGVSVPTVSRVLNGRNDVAPQTRERVEELLRRHGYRRRATRSRAGASLIDLVFNDLDSPWAVEIIRGVEDVAHAAGVGTVVSAIHRRSTSTRQWLQNLRTRATDGVILVTSELAPPLHTELRRLNVPMVLVDPAGVPSLDIPTIGATNWAGGLRATEHLISLGHRRIGFVAGPPRLLCSRARLDGYRAALEAADIPLRPEYIMPGDFYHESGFEGAAALLELDERPTAIFASSDQMALGAYEALRLRGLRVPDDVSVVGFDDLPEVRWSSPPLTTVRQPLAEMGLLAARTVLRLAQGESLDTPRVELATELVVRDSCAPYPGQ, from the coding sequence GTGACGGTCGACGAAGGACGCAGGATCACCATCACCGCGATCGCCCAGGAGGCAGGTGTCTCGGTGCCGACCGTGTCACGGGTGCTCAACGGCCGCAACGACGTCGCCCCGCAGACCCGCGAGCGGGTGGAGGAGCTGCTGCGTCGGCACGGATACCGGCGACGGGCCACCCGGTCGCGAGCCGGTGCCAGCCTGATCGACCTCGTCTTCAACGACCTGGACAGCCCCTGGGCGGTGGAGATCATCCGGGGCGTCGAGGACGTCGCTCACGCCGCCGGCGTCGGTACGGTCGTCTCGGCGATCCACCGCCGGTCCACCTCGACCCGGCAGTGGCTGCAGAACCTGCGCACCCGGGCGACCGACGGCGTCATCCTGGTCACCAGCGAGTTGGCCCCACCGCTGCACACCGAGCTGCGCCGACTCAACGTACCGATGGTCCTGGTCGACCCGGCCGGCGTGCCCAGCCTGGACATCCCCACCATCGGTGCGACCAACTGGGCCGGTGGGCTCCGGGCCACCGAACACCTGATCTCGCTCGGGCACCGCCGGATCGGCTTCGTCGCCGGGCCACCCCGCCTGCTGTGCAGCCGGGCCCGCCTGGACGGCTACCGGGCCGCGCTGGAGGCGGCCGACATCCCGCTACGGCCGGAGTACATCATGCCGGGCGACTTCTACCACGAGTCAGGGTTCGAAGGCGCCGCCGCGTTGCTGGAGTTGGACGAGCGGCCGACGGCGATCTTCGCCTCCAGCGACCAGATGGCGCTGGGCGCGTACGAGGCGCTGCGGCTGCGTGGCCTGCGGGTCCCCGACGACGTCAGCGTCGTCGGATTCGACGACCTGCCGGAGGTCCGCTGGTCCTCACCGCCGCTGACCACCGTCCGGCAACCACTGGCCGAGATGGGTCTGCTGGCCGCCCGTACGGTCCTGCGGTTGGCTCAGGGCGAGTCCCTGGACACCCCCAGGGTCGAACTGGCCACCGAGCTTGTCGTGCGGGACAGTTGCGCGCCCTATCCCGGTCAGTGA